Sequence from the Xiphophorus couchianus chromosome 23, X_couchianus-1.0, whole genome shotgun sequence genome:
tgcatgtgtgtgtatctgaGTGGGTTTAAGGGCAAACCACAACCAGCAAAATACATGCTGGAGAGCTTCAGCATCCTCTGacgtttgctttatttttctaagtCTAATGCACTATTTTAAACCAAAGTCAGTAGCAGTTTACTATCAGGTAGCCATAGAGAAACATACAGTCAGTTATTAAAACTCAACAGGAATACAAGTGGAAGGTAACCTTTGTATGGAGAAAGTTTTTCATCCTCCTCTGTTCTGCAGGAAAGTTCTAGAAAATCTTCTATCAGGTCCAGAGAGATGAGCGACTGACTGAACACCAACCTGACGACAAAAGCGGCCTcaatgttaatttaaaacatccaCAAACACTGGGATTCAATAAAGCTATACTTTTTATGTTCCACATAGCATGAACATTCTTACACTTTATCTTCTACTTCCTCAGCCATGCGCAGGATCTCAAAGAGCAGCATCATCTTTCCTGAGTGCTCCAGGATTTCAGAGTCAGCTTCTGTCACAAACTCCTTGTACCAGTCGGCAGAGCAGGGACTCCCTGGCGTAGAGTTTGCTGCCCGGGCTGCTTGGGGTAGAAACACAGATTAAGGCTCGGTTACATCGCTATACATCAGACGTCTTAAAAGAATTCAGACATAAAGTACTTCTTACTGAAGTTTATGTCTTTGCTAGACGTGCAGGACATTTCCTGCAGATAAAATAATCCTATATTCAACAACTGACAGCAAAAGTATCTGGCGAGGAAGAGcattcctaaaaaaaacaactccggcttgtatttgtgaaatattttctgtcttttttgaAGTGTGAGCGTAACATTTTGCAGCAATTAATCCCTCAATTCAACTATGCATTTGcttggaaacaaaatgtttgcttcCTTTTTGGTGAGTGCCACCTGTGCCGCACGTGGAAAGTGTTATAAATGGGAATGTGGATGACTGGCCAAAACGACAAAAACCAGGTGTAGCTTAAGTATTTTAGATGGTAAACAAGACATTATCAAAAGCAGTCCAGAAtccttcaaacaaaaacataaaaaacactcTGAATTAGCCCTTTTAGTTTAGTGCCGAATCACAAACTGCAAATCAGACATTAACATCTGTGTTATTAGACAGCTGCAGTGtataacagtttttctttatgaaGCTCTCGTCTCATCTGCCCGAATAGTCAGCTCAGGAacacaaatgattaaaaaatgatGGTGGACATCTTTGTTATTAGTTTCAGACAAGGCCATGCACTTTGTACCTCAATAATCGCATTATTTCATTACACTCTGGGTCTAATCTCACAGCAaggatgaacaaaaacaaacttacgTTCTTCAACAGGCTCGGGTTGGCTTCGACCTTCTCCATTCCTGCCACGAGAGCTGCTGTTCCACTCCTTGATGACCTCCACCTCGTCACTGTCTGAGTCGTCAGAGCCCTTCTTCCTCCCTTTTCCCTGCTTCTTTTTCCTGTTGGAAATGGAGAGCAGTGGAAGACACAAACATCAGGTTGAGTTACTGATCTAAGATATGAGAAAGTTAAGAAAGATGAGAGAGGTCAAAACGGTTTAcaatcaagagaaaaaaaagtacaccttttctttttctgtggttCTAAAAGCACTCAAATCTAAATCAAGTGCTTGAAAAGACACAATGGGTACCTCTATGTAAAATTGTAATaggcaaaaaataactttgtagAAAACTCAATCAATTTTTCTCGAGTCAAATGTGAGCTACCGTGTCATAAATCTTTTTGGGAAGCAGAAAAATGATCCCAAACAGCAGGAAATCTAGAACAGAATggcttgggggaaaaaaagaatcaaatcaaGTCTAGATATCAACCTTACTGAAATTTTATTCTGGGACCTGAAAAGTGCTGTGCAGAAACAAAAGCCCATAACCGTCAATAAACAAAGAGGGACTAATAAAGTCATACAGAAAACAGCTGGCATACAGCCATGATGGGGGGGCGGGGTATTCCAACTTTACTTTTTCGCCTTCTCATCCTCTGAGGTCAGACTCATGGAGGATTCCTCAGTTTCTGAAGCGATGAATTCATCCATACTGTCTTCATCGAAGTAACCCTGCACCAAAACAAGACTTGTGTCAAACGTTTATATGTACTGGTGTAAAAGAATACATGGGCAATTTGATCcgtcagtaaaacattttcaacaacttCCCCACTGTCCATGTGTAATTTGTACCcagtttttaatataaaatttaatgtttttctttcccagcCGTACCCTGTTTTCTTTACTGATGTAGTCCAGCTGAAGGCACCAGGGATGGGTCCAGATCCTGCTGAGCATCTGGAAATCCTGGAAGAGTTTGGTTCCCGCTCGGCCCCGGCCCCCTTCCAGAGCATTCCCCACACCTGCACGCAAGgggggaaaaggaaaaaaaataaaaagaaaagcacaagcAGGAAGATGAATGTGTGTTCACCTCACATGCAGCATGATCTCAATCTGctcacaaacaaaccaaaatcaTTCTTTTATTTCCAGCCTAAAACTATAAACTAATTTCTTGTTCTGATTTTTCCCATTTCTTCTACGTCACAAGATGGCCTGCAGTGCCTCCAGGAAGCAAAAGGTTACCGTTTACAGCTGAAATTGGCCTGAAGACCCCACTGTGAAGGGTCCACAGCCACAACATCAGCACTGTGGACATCTCAGCCTAACGAGCCAGGGCGCATACCACCAATCCCCCCCGCACATACCAAGCTCtcctgttctttgtttttggtgtaAAACCTCTGGCCCCTACTTCAGCTAGATTTCTCTCCTTTTTATGCTTCCACATCTCCCCCCTTCCTCTGTTCCCCCTCTCTCTCCCAGAGCTCTTCATTAGGGAGAAACGTGGGAAAGTGGGCTTAAAACCTGCCTGCGGCACAGTGCCAGCTGCCACTTCAACTCtaatacatatatacacacacatacatgtgcTGGGCCACATCTGACAGGGAAGTCCACTAAACTACTTAATGCATGACAAAACAGAGAGCGTCCAGAAGGGCTTTGTATTCGTCTGAAATCCCTCTCTGTGGAACTGACATCAGGTAAAGAGAACTTTTATTGGAAACACGACGCCCTGCAGGACCCTGctgcaaaagattaaaaagattCCCAAACATTCTCACCTGTGAAGTGCTCCAGGTAATGTCTGTAGAGTTTGCACTGGAGTGGGGTTATTCTGATCGACAGCACATACTCGTATTTGGGAGGCAGGAACTTGGTGAGCGCCGAGTAATCTTTTCTCTGAGCGGGAGAAGGAACAAAATGTTATTCTAAGAGGTGAAAAGGAGAAAGGTCAAGCAGAGGCCGAGTCCGTTGGTTGAGAGTCTCTTACCTGAACGCAGCCGGCCAGCATCTCGTAGAGGATGTGCGCCCTCTTCTTCATAATCCGGACGTCATGCAGCGTCGAGTCGGCACACTGGCCATTCTGAATGGGGTTAATGAAGCGGTTTCTGAACTCCTTGACCGACCCGAGCAAGTTTTCCTTGATAAAGTTCACCATGCAGTGGTCTGAAGAAGACACATTACatcttaaattaattaaaatgcattagTATTGAGCAAGCATGAGGGGATAGTGGTGAAGAAATTTATAGAAACATCCGGTTCAGTCACCTGCAGCAACAGATTTGAACTTTTAATCCTCATGCAAAAtgctgagaaaaatgtttttaaatctcaattttggtttcaaagaaacaaaaatgtctcaCATTCAATGAGGTTGTTTTGCAGAGGTGTTCCAGTCAGGACaatcctcctcctcgtcctgaTGGAGTTCATTGCTTTGGAGACGGCAGAAGCCTCGTTCTTCAGAATGTGGCCTTCATCACATATCACCAAGTCTGGACCTAAAATTATGACAATTATACATCATCAGCTTCACACATGTTTAAAGAGACCTCTTTTTAAGctacagtaaaacagaaaatcctcaaatcCTGAAAGCTGACCCAGATCAAACTTATTTCTAAGCCACAAAACAAACTATGTCATTGGGCACAAAATCACTGTAAAATATGGAATCATGGGCGTGCCATAgaggatagcgcgacccatgcttggaggccttgagtcctcgacgcggccgtcgcgggttcgactcccggacccggcgacatttgccgcatgtcttcccccctctcctgtcagcctacttccaaaaaaataagggacactagagcccacaaaaagaccccctggccGGGTACAAAAAAAGAATGGAATCATGCagaattaagaaatttgttaaaaaagacTTCTAcactttgcaaagaaaattcCTACATAACCTCTGCATGCATCTAATTATCAATGGGTCATGTCAAAACAGAGAGGAAGCAAATCAATGTTAGCCACAATTGCAGATGATTTAGTAGTGATTaatatgttcattttaattatctaaagaggttttttttaactttatactcataaataaaggaaaaaatactaacaagtttattttacaaaaacattcaattatTCTCagtaaatatctaaaaatgtatacattaacaaaatttagatttttctccTAAAACAATGTGTTAAGTACATTCTAAAAAAGTGACGTTACACCATCTTGTTGCACATTAAATTCAGCTtcttttgcataaataaattagtttatttagcCATGAAAAGTAATTAAGTTGAATCAAATTTAGGtaaaaattcctttaaaaattCCAAGTGCTTTACTGTCAAAAGATTTTAACAGATTATGGTCCAGAGTACGGCCCATGGTCCATCAATTCTGATGGCACTTTTCatgtaattttaaatcaaaggaATTTGCTTTGACCTTATTGTTAAATCCAATCTGGACCTTAGAGAACCTCAGATTTAGATGACCTCACACCTCCATCCCAACCACCAACCTTCCAGCCATAATAAAGTCACAAGGGATCTTGGGAAATTGTACCTGGATCCACAAGCGTTTTCTGAAATGTCTCTTTTAGCTTCTTGCTCTTGATGTTTCGTCCCTGCGTCAGATTTCTGTACATCTCATAACCTATGATCATAACGCCACCCGACTCCTGCCACTGCTGGAGAGCATAGGCTCGCTCCTGAGGCCTCTTAACTGTGGCTAGCTCTGTTACCTGTGGGTGAGAAATACATAATCATCAACTATAGACATGTTTTTTGCAAGGCTGACAACAAgagcaaataataaataaacggGAGCATTTCTTACCTCGAGGCTCTCCTCATCCTTCAGTCCCACCTGCCATTTCTCAAACTCATTGAGCCAGTTAAGAACAGTGTTGAGGGGACAAACCACTAGAGCTGTGCTAAAGTCGAGCTTTTCACAAAGCAGCAGGGTGTGGAGGAACGTCACCACCTACAGGCCAAGATGGGAACAGTTAAAAACGGCCACATCACACAgctttggagataaaaaaaaaagcacctaGCAGAGCTATTCTGTCTTGCGTATTTGCAATATGTAGCAGTGTTGTAAGAAAAATGCAACTCTGAGAATTACTTGGAGAAGTTTCTGTGCAGCAACTGAATCCAGTGTGACATTAACAACAAAGTCTCTAGCAATCTCATGCAGTGAAGATCGCATTTAATGTTGGAGGAACAAATTAagacaaatgtaattttctttatgtaaacaaacatcTTAAACGATACAAATTTGAATGTGCTGTAGATGTAGCTTTTAACATCAGTGCAGTTTcggtaaaatgtaaaatccagACAAATGAATCCATTTCTTACTTGTAGAGTTTTTCCTAGACCCATGCAATGAGCCAGGATGCAGCCAGAGCCTGCAGACTTCTGAATCTTTTTCACAGACTCGCAGCAGCAGTCCCATATAAACTGAACACCTGAAACCAAGCACAAAACACTGAGTGGGAATCATTTCAGACTGGCCTGAAACTCAAATTTTTATCCCAACGCCATTTACTCACCATCCACCTGATGAGGCTTGAGCTTTGTGACGAGGCTCTTGTGCACCTGAACCAGCGGCTCCTTGGtctcttcatcttcatccaGGACCAGCTTGGTGGTGATGGGGCAGGCCACCTGGGAGGCTTCTTCTACTACAACAACCTATAGGCAGATTACAGGAAGATAATctaataattagaaaaaaaggttttctaagCCATTTTAAAAGGCAAATTAAACCATTCTGAGAAATTGACAGAACATGACTGGATTTTTTCCAAGACAGGTTCCGTGATGTTATCACTAATGGCTCCCCtacctgcaaaagaaaaaaaactacaggaCTCAATCAGCTGATCGGGCAGATTGATACAGCTAGGAACATTAGCTTAGCTCGAGCGTCGAGCTGAAACTGATGACAATTGGCTAACAGCACCAAATATAACTTCCTCTTGTGAAAGTGAGAATggtgcttttaaaacatttttctattaaaaggTAAAGTGCAGAGGCCAGTAGTTCATGGGTGACAACATTAACCATGTtccaagttaaaataaaactccaaaGTTTATGTACCAGTTGTTGTACCCACAGATTAGGTTAATTGCTATTAAAAGTAGTCCATAGCGTCCGGTCCTACTGAATTTTACCCAGAGACAGTCTCACAAACATATGTTTTTTCATGTTGGATTTTTTGGTCATATTGGTGAGAAATTATCGTATTCACCGCCGGTGGATGTTCTTGTAAATTTTCCCCACTTGTAAACTGTTCCTTAAAGCATGTTGTGCAAATtgatgaaaatgattaaaataaaaaaaagaacatgaaaaaaatctaattcttaCTCCGGTagcattttaaagctgttttgaCAGTACAGTCGTACTTTCAGGAGTTGTATTTGGTgaggttttatttataaatgtttaaccACTCAGTTCTCCCACTGCCGCCACCTTGTGGTAGCAGTATTGCACTATATTTACAACGATCTTCTCCCAATAATTGATGCCCACAAGAAACAGATAATTGACCTGTTAAAGTTTGAGCTTTCCTCATTAAGATTACAGCACAAATTTTATtctgtgaaacatttctttttgtaaaaatcctAATAAATCAGAGTTTCATTTCCCACTGGGCCCAGTTTAAAAACcttgatctaaatcaggggtgcccaaagtcggtcctcgagggccggcatcctgcatgttttagttctctccctggtggcaccaacaaccttttcagctgACTGAACCTCtctgtcaatgttcttcttagacctcctaacgagccatcatttgatccaggtgcattaaaccagggagagaactaaaacatgcaggatgcctggaggactgactttgggcacccctgatctAAAAGGATCAAgaggccaaaaaaaaataaaacagcatttttatttatttttgcatgagcataaagttacacacaaacaaacataaaaatgtaaaaagcccttttttttttacttttcaaaaaataaataattttaaaacttaaaaatttttCCATATTAATTTCTATGCTTCCCCCAGAGTTTTGAGTTTAGTTGTAATATTCAAAGACAGTACACCTTACCATTACAGGTTTAAGTGGGTTTTTGACCATGTTATCTTGCCATTGTAAATGCCACAGCACACACCTTATGTGTAAGGTTTGTTTTTcccaaaacagcagaaatgtccATGCTTACCTCTCTGAGTTTCTCCCTGAGCGCCTCCCTCTCAGCGATAcgtttcctcctctcctcttcctccttcagaGCGTCTCTCGTCTCTGTCCTCAAGTTGTCGTCCTTGAGGATTTTGCGGATCTTTTTCCGGCCTTTGCGCCCCTCTCCATCTTGATCCTCACTGTCTTCCTCTCCACTCTGTGAAAAAGGACATTAAGTTCAGCTCTTTGATCTTTAGCCCTCTGGTGCAAAGAGCTAGTCCTTGTTATCAGTGAGCGAGCAACCCCCAAGATCCATTTATGGGTCCAATAACTCTCAAAACACACTGCAGGGCAAGTTTAATAACGTTTAGAAGCTCTGCATGACTTGACTAGTAAACTTTAGTTGAGTTTGCCTCCACCACAAGGTAATCCTTCcagaaataagaaattttatGAGACTGCATCTAGAACACCTTCTCATTATTGCTGGAGGAGTCGTCCTGAACTTTGATTCTACGTCGcttctttttctgctgcttgtaGCTCCTCTGATTCtcatcttctttcttttttgctgatctacagaaataaaaacaggaagcatgttcttttcttttatgtccACCAAGAGAAAACGGGTCTAATCAACAGAAAGTAAATGATTGCTTGGACTAGATCCCGCTTTCTCACCTGGTCTTTCGACGCTTGCTATCCACCTCTGAGTCACTGACCTCCTCACTCATTGCCGACGCAGAACCAGATGCTGACTTCTCAAAGTCTGAGTCTTCAGAGTCGTCGCTGCCAACTGATATAAAACACCACAACAAAGTCACTTACCGGTTTCTCAGTTGGGGAGTCCTGTTAATAAAAGCCAGAATGTACCTTTACGTGAAGACTTTTTCTTGCTGCCCTTGCTCTTCTTCTCCTTGCTCGAGTCTCCAGATTCACCCTCACTCAAGGAGAGCTTATGACGGAGCAATTTGTGCCGACCACCGCGCTTCTTCACATCAACATCAGACTCAGAGTCTTCTGTAAATTCATCATCTTTcaggacagaaacaaagattatTAAAGGATAGGAGGCAATTGGTcttctttaatatttctgcaCTTGTATATTTCAGTTTGGACTCTACCTCGCTCCTCTTCGTCGtcctcttttccttttctaaCTTTCTTGGAGGATTTCTTTTTCGTGTCTTCCTCTTCGTTGTCAGAGGAGCTTTCTGCTCCTGAAGAGTAACTGGACTTTATTTGTGCAAGAAGCATTTTCTTTGCAATCCTTtgagaaaagggaaaaatagaaacaaaagttCCATGAAGATGTCATGCATTTTaacaatcaaaaacaagcaCAAAGTGTTGTTTTTAGATCCACAAACTATCAAAGTCCAAAGTTGAAACATAGTTAATTGGTTGGTTTAAAGTAAGTTAGAACAACAACTAAATACACTTTTAATGAGCAAACATTTCCCTAAATGTAGAGATTACTTGTAGACAAATTAGTCTGAGCACCTAGGTGTCATTCCACTTAGTTATttgttgataaaaatgtaaaataaaaaaataacttcactTACTGAAATATTAAGATTACAACATTCTGCAGCAGAGAAACTGCTTGGGTCCAACCAGTTAAAGCTGCCTAACTGAATTAGTCCagggaaataaaacaactttattcttcAGCATGTGAGTGTTTAaggttaaataaatcaataagcCATCTGAAGCAGGAGTACCCAACTAATAGGTTTAACATTTCTACTCAACAACTTGTTGCCTCAATTAGAACCAGCACTGCCTTGCTGTTTTCATTCCTCTGATTTTGTCACAGTACATCTAgaaacttcaaaacattttatttctattttatacaACAGACTGACACAAACTggtgcataattatgaaatggaaagaaaaatgataaattactTTCAACACAGGTAGAAAACATCTACATGGTTTGAACATTTAGGGTATCCTAAGTGTGTAGAAAAAGACATACCCCATTACTTTGATACCcgtaaataaaacccagtgcaacTAATTCCTTCCCAATTTACGCAATTAGTAAATGGAGGtcacctgtgtgtaattattaCATATCTTCTCTATGCATTTCCCCAGTACCTGTTTTCAGGGTCGTCGTCGTCGTCTTCAAAAACCTGAGAAACACCTTTAGGGTCTACCTCGTCTCctagcaacaaaacaaaaaacagcattatTTCCCAATGAACCCAAACACTTTTATTATGAAGTTATATAATAGTAAAATGTACTTCAGCTCACTGTCAATGAAATTTTGTAATTACATGAAAttgtgtggggaaaaactaaaatcatgGCATctctgtaaaaaatgaaaagtttaagtGTAAACCGGAGAGGCTCTATGAGACTGAAAGAAACTGTGAAAGCAGCGATAAGGAAAAGCTTCGTCTTTGCATAAAAGGAGAaaccaaatgtaaacatttctacACTGAACAACTTTACCTGAGGACTGATTGAAGACTCCACTGCCTCCAAGTACATTATCCTCCACAATGGGCTTGATCTTTTGCTGGTCACTATCCTCTCCAGAGTCGCCTccagcctcctcctcctcctcctcttcctcttcctcagatGAAGACTGTAGCTTGGAGGCAGCTTTTGGGCTCTTTCCCTTCCGCTTCTTTTCATAAGATCGCTTCTGCTTCTTATCAGACAAGTCTTTTTCATTGCCCTTGGAGTTCTCCTGTTTCTTGACACGGCTAGACCTCCTTCTAGCTGTGACTGCTTTGCTCTTACTCTCCACATCTGAGTCGGAGTCTGAGTTGTCCGAGCCGGCTTGTTTCTTCTTGGAtgtcttcttgtttttactCTCTCCATCTGAATCAGAGTCTGAGTTGTCCGAACCGGcttgcttcttcttcttggacGTCTTCTTGTCTTTACTCTCTGCATCTGAACCTGAGCTTTCGGACTTACGTTTGCGTTTGGTTAGCTTCTCGGTGTCCTTTGAAGACATGTCTGATTTGAAGAGACGCTTTTTAGCCATTGTGCTTTCCTGTTCCTCGTCTGTGCTGCTGTTGCCTGTTGCAGCTTTCTCCAGTAGAGCAAGAGGAACTTCGTCTGAGTCAGAGTCTTCTGATGTTTTCTCTGAACTTTTGGTCTCTTTTTTAGTGTTACTGGATTTCTTTGATGGCTTGGCCTTGCCGTCTCCTTCAGACTCTGACTCAGAGGAGTCCTTCTTGCCTTTATTTTCCCCTTGCTTCCTTAAAGGAGTGGTCTTCACCCTACTGGAGCGGCGGGTTCGTGGTGGGCTGTCGGCTTCTTCTGCTCGACTAGAATCGGAGTCTTTCTTACCCTCATCTTTTTCCTTACTCTTGCTCGGCTGTTCTGCATCCTTTTCTTTGTCCTTTGACCTAGAAGACCTAGAACTGCTGCTTTTGATAACTGGTACAGGAGTCAGTTTGACTATCAGGTTCTTAACTCTGGGTTGGGGGCATTGGGTTTCTGGAGGTTGCTCATTTGACTTTGTATCCACCTCTTTCACTGAACTGGTATCGGTCTGTGAGAGCATGGAGGAATCAGCGAGGCTCTCCACCATCTGGAAAAGCTCCTCAGGGACTGAAGGAGGAACAGACATAATGTCATGATCTAGGGATGTTTCAGCAGTAGACACTGGCTCACTGTCAAAGACCTCGCTTTTAATTATCTTTTCGGGGACgcttgtttctgtttggtgCTCTTCCATTTCAGGCTTATTGGACACTTCGTCTTCTGACTTCATGTCCTGCTGGTTATCCAACTCTTTCACCCCTTCGTCCATCGATTCTGCTTCATCTACTGGATCTGTTTCAATAGACGGCTTTTTGAGTGACTCTTTTGTTGAAACCTCTATTTCATTAGGCGGCTCTTCAACCGTCTCCCCCGTTTCCGTTTTACAAACTAAATCTGCTATACTATCCTGGTCCTTTGAAACCTTTTTGGTTTTGCCAGATTTACAAACTAAATCATT
This genomic interval carries:
- the atrx gene encoding transcriptional regulator ATRX isoform X1, with product MSLASSESNLDQMGEKGEEPGSSSESMKPSSSRSRRKPTNVTKHTEQKDSDASTSSENEGATSDSNTGSGSKGTLVMKPSGNESKGAMKLRVDFKQKKTDDTLEKKVNCTACGKQVNQFQRNSVYEHPMLKVLICKSCFKYYTSDDIGRDSDGMDEQCRWCAEGGKLICCDYCNNAFCKKCILRNLGRKELSSITDEDSKWHCYVCRSEPLRDLVSNCHSIMQRKEEVEIKQRKTDKAEEREGKKEKKKSSKDQKAIANGKEHNEGLGTMTFSYKNLQIPKDLIKKTKKLVETTTGLNNTFIQFIQQATDDQADTSIRYRHLKAFKAVLSDLRKAHNALEEALKPEFRNMELQNGTEGQHARKTGSVVEPAENEMDCSADLLPDEDGERYNEVKPICDTEEMKETKQPPDENDLVCKSGKTKKVSKDQDSIADLVCKTETGETVEEPPNEIEVSTKESLKKPSIETDPVDEAESMDEGVKELDNQQDMKSEDEVSNKPEMEEHQTETSVPEKIIKSEVFDSEPVSTAETSLDHDIMSVPPSVPEELFQMVESLADSSMLSQTDTSSVKEVDTKSNEQPPETQCPQPRVKNLIVKLTPVPVIKSSSSRSSRSKDKEKDAEQPSKSKEKDEGKKDSDSSRAEEADSPPRTRRSSRVKTTPLRKQGENKGKKDSSESESEGDGKAKPSKKSSNTKKETKSSEKTSEDSDSDEVPLALLEKAATGNSSTDEEQESTMAKKRLFKSDMSSKDTEKLTKRKRKSESSGSDAESKDKKTSKKKKQAGSDNSDSDSDGESKNKKTSKKKQAGSDNSDSDSDVESKSKAVTARRRSSRVKKQENSKGNEKDLSDKKQKRSYEKKRKGKSPKAASKLQSSSEEEEEEEEEEAGGDSGEDSDQQKIKPIVEDNVLGGSGVFNQSSGDEVDPKGVSQVFEDDDDDPENRIAKKMLLAQIKSSYSSGAESSSDNEEEDTKKKSSKKVRKGKEDDEEERDDEFTEDSESDVDVKKRGGRHKLLRHKLSLSEGESGDSSKEKKSKGSKKKSSRKVGSDDSEDSDFEKSASGSASAMSEEVSDSEVDSKRRKTRSAKKKEDENQRSYKQQKKKRRRIKVQDDSSSNNEKSGEEDSEDQDGEGRKGRKKIRKILKDDNLRTETRDALKEEEERRKRIAEREALREKLREVVVVEEASQVACPITTKLVLDEDEETKEPLVQVHKSLVTKLKPHQVDGVQFIWDCCCESVKKIQKSAGSGCILAHCMGLGKTLQVVTFLHTLLLCEKLDFSTALVVCPLNTVLNWLNEFEKWQVGLKDEESLEVTELATVKRPQERAYALQQWQESGGVMIIGYEMYRNLTQGRNIKSKKLKETFQKTLVDPGPDLVICDEGHILKNEASAVSKAMNSIRTRRRIVLTGTPLQNNLIEYHCMVNFIKENLLGSVKEFRNRFINPIQNGQCADSTLHDVRIMKKRAHILYEMLAGCVQRKDYSALTKFLPPKYEYVLSIRITPLQCKLYRHYLEHFTGVGNALEGGRGRAGTKLFQDFQMLSRIWTHPWCLQLDYISKENRGYFDEDSMDEFIASETEESSMSLTSEDEKAKKKKKQGKGRKKGSDDSDSDEVEVIKEWNSSSRGRNGEGRSQPEPVEEPARAANSTPGSPCSADWYKEFVTEADSEILEHSGKMMLLFEILRMAEEVEDKVLVFSQSLISLDLIEDFLELSCRTEEDEKLSPYKGEGKWFRNIDYYRLDGSTNAPTRKKWAEDFNDTSNVRGRLFLISTRAGSLGINLVAANRVIIFDASWNPSYDIQSIFRVYRFGQVKPVYVYRFLAQGTMEEKIYERQVTKQSLSYRVVDQQQIERHFTMNELAELYTFEPDMLDGPSEKKSKRATPMLPKDPILAEMLQNNKDQLVCYHEHDSLLDHKEEEALSEEDRKAAWAEYEAEKKGLSMRTNYPSNYAQPDMGTSNYFSLNMAALATMSNQQLEDLINQGRQKVIEATNALKALARESMEDVIARIWKDNPTLTESQVQALTLRHQATVEMELKRREGIYREVLNRQQTLMVYVQKLITNRKVQEQQLAMANQATYLNQLALQNGMMAGGMNQMNLLGLYQRLHGMGGNQGGGKNPGPSQGM
- the atrx gene encoding transcriptional regulator ATRX isoform X2, yielding MSLASSESNLDQMGEKGEEPGSSSESMKPSSSRSRRKPTNVTKHTEQKDSDASTSSENEGATSDSNTGSGSKGTLVMKPSGNESKGAMKLRVDFKQKKTDDTLEKKVNCTACGKQVNQFQRNSVYEHPMLKVLICKSCFKYYTSDDIGRDSDGMDEQCRWCAEGGKLICCDYCNNAFCKKCILRNLGRKELSSITDEDSKWHCYVCRSEPLRDLVSNCHSIMQRKEEVEIKQRKTDKAEEREGKKEKKKSSKDQKAIANGKEHNEGLGTMTFSYKNLQIPKDLIKKTKKLVETTTGLNNTFIQFIQQATDDQADTSIRYRHLKAFKAVLSDLRKAHNALEEALKPEFRNMELQNGTEGQHARKTGSVVEPAENEMDCSADLLPDEDGERYNEVKPICDTEEMKETKQPPDENDLVCKSGKTKKVSKDQDSIADLVCKTETGETVEEPPNEIEVSTKESLKKPSIETDPVDEAESMDEGVKELDNQQDMKSEDEVSNKPEMEEHQTETSVPEKIIKSEVFDSEPVSTAETSLDHDIMSVPPSVPEELFQMVESLADSSMLSQTDTSSVKEVDTKSNEQPPETQCPQPRVKNLIVKLTPVPVIKSSSSRSSRSKDKEKDAEQPSKSKEKDEGKKDSDSSRAEEADSPPRTRRSSRVKTTPLRKQGENKGKKDSSESESEGDGKAKPSKKSSNTKKETKSSEKTSEDSDSDEVPLALLEKAATGNSSTDEEQESTMAKKRLFKSDMSSKDTEKLTKRKRKSESSGSDAESKDKKTSKKKKQAGSDNSDSDSDGESKNKKTSKKKQAGSDNSDSDSDVESKSKAVTARRRSSRVKKQENSKGNEKDLSDKKQKRSYEKKRKGKSPKAASKLQSSSEEEEEEEEEEAGGDSGEDSDQQKIKPIVEDNVLGGSGVFNQSSGDEVDPKGVSQVFEDDDDDPENRIAKKMLLAQIKSSYSSGAESSSDNEEEDTKKKSSKKVRKGKEDDEEERDDEFTEDSESDVDVKKRGGRHKLLRHKLSLSEGESGDSSKEKKSKGSKKKSSRKVGSDDSEDSDFEKSASGSASAMSEEVSDSEVDSKRRKTRSAKKKEDENQRSYKQQKKKRRRIKVQDDSSSNNEKSGEEDSEDQDGEGRKGRKKIRKILKDDNLRTETRDALKEEEERRKRIAEREALREKLREVVVVEEASQVACPITTKLVLDEDEETKEPLVQVHKSLVTKLKPHQVDGVQFIWDCCCESVKKIQKSAGSGCILAHCMGLGKTLQVVTFLHTLLLCEKLDFSTALVVCPLNTVLNWLNEFEKWQVGLKDEESLEVTELATVKRPQERAYALQQWQESGGVMIIGYEMYRNLTQGRNIKSKKLKETFQKTLVDPGPDLVICDEGHILKNEASAVSKAMNSIRTRRRIVLTGTPLQNNLIEYHCMVNFIKENLLGSVKEFRNRFINPIQNGQCADSTLHDVRIMKKRAHILYEMLAGCVQRKDYSALTKFLPPKYEYVLSIRITPLQCKLYRHYLEHFTGVGNALEGGRGRAGTKLFQDFQMLSRIWTHPWCLQLDYISKENRGYFDEDSMDEFIASETEESSMSLTSEDEKAKKKKKQGKGRKKGSDDSDSDEVEVIKEWNSSSRGRNGEGRSQPEPVEEPRAANSTPGSPCSADWYKEFVTEADSEILEHSGKMMLLFEILRMAEEVEDKVLVFSQSLISLDLIEDFLELSCRTEEDEKLSPYKGEGKWFRNIDYYRLDGSTNAPTRKKWAEDFNDTSNVRGRLFLISTRAGSLGINLVAANRVIIFDASWNPSYDIQSIFRVYRFGQVKPVYVYRFLAQGTMEEKIYERQVTKQSLSYRVVDQQQIERHFTMNELAELYTFEPDMLDGPSEKKSKRATPMLPKDPILAEMLQNNKDQLVCYHEHDSLLDHKEEEALSEEDRKAAWAEYEAEKKGLSMRTNYPSNYAQPDMGTSNYFSLNMAALATMSNQQLEDLINQGRQKVIEATNALKALARESMEDVIARIWKDNPTLTESQVQALTLRHQATVEMELKRREGIYREVLNRQQTLMVYVQKLITNRKVQEQQLAMANQATYLNQLALQNGMMAGGMNQMNLLGLYQRLHGMGGNQGGGKNPGPSQGM